CGCGTCACTTTTGAACTCTTGCGCGCCCTCGGCCGCCAGCACCCGAAAGCCGTGTGTACCTTTGCCGTCGTCGTTGAGCATGAGGCTTAAGCGATGTGTCGGCACTTCGGAAAGATAATCCGCATGCAAGCTTTTGCTCAAGGTGTAATCGGCCTGTGTTTGCAGCGCAGGGCGCTTGCCGGCGCTGCGCATGATTCGTCTGACGCGCGAGCCTACTTCCACTTGCACGAGATGCGATTGCACCAATACTTGTTCACAATAAATATTACACCGCAAGCGAAATGTGCCGGATTTGTTGGGCATTTTCACGGGAAAGAACAAACGCCGTTCGAGCAAAGCAGAATCTTGCAGCTTATCCGGGCGAGCAGCCGGACGCACGACGGGTGCCATACCGTCGGGCCGAAGTTGAATCTCGCCAATATCTGCGCCGCTGGTGATTTCGATCTCGCCCTCGAAAGCGAACAAGGCCACTTTCAGTCGCGCCTCTTTCGGCAAAAATTCCGTTGGCAATGCGGTTGGTGCGACATCGATTGCGCCCGCGATGCGTTTTTTGCTGACTTCAAACCAAAAGTAATAAAACTGGCTTTGCACCAACGGCGCATTTGGCGAGAGCGGCGTTCCGGCTTTCTCTGCCGATGCAAAACCCGTGTTGACCGTGGGCTTGTCTTTTTCGGGGGAACGATCATCGCTTGTGCCGCGCGAAGGAGATGGCGCCATCTCTTCATCGTCCGCGCTGGGAACGCCGCGCGAGCGCTTCGCTGATCGCTTCGCCGGAGCCGGGCTCCTTGTTCCTCTTCTGCCGCCGCCATTTCTGTAAGAACGCTTGGGCGAACTTGCCGGCGGGGGCGGCGCTGATTCCCATTGTGTCGGCGGCGCTGATGGAGCAGGCGGTTCTCCCGCGTCGGTTTGCGTTGGTTCCGGTTCGCGGTGCGGACCGCCGTTTTTCGCGGGTGGTGCTGCGCCGCCGTAATGATCCCAAATCGCGATAATCATTTCTTCGATAAGCGCACGCTGCTCCGGCTCGGACAGTTGTGTGAACAATTCGCGCAAGCGTTCGCTTGCAACGGCATTTATTTCATCGGGAAGCTGCGCTTGCTCCGTTGCCGGCAGGCGCGGTTGCAGCGCGGCCAGAGTGCGCAATCGCCACCACAAATTTTCGAATTGACGCGCCTGAACGGCCGCTTCACCGAGCAAGGCTTGCGGAAGATAATTTGCCGCCTGCATCAACAACTGCGCACGCACCGGCTCGACGGCTTGCAGATTTTCGATGCGCGCCAGAACAACAGGAAAAAGCTTGGCCGGAAGATGCGGAATCAATTTTTCGAGAACTCTCTGCTGCTCGGATTCCCACAACGTTGCTGTGACTTCCAAAGCTGCCGCGCATTGCTCTTCGGACAAACAGTCGGCAAGCTCGGCATAATCCCGCAGGGTCTCGGCAGTCGGCAAACTCTGCGTTTGCACTTCTTGCGGCAACGGCAAACCGGTGCGGCGCGTGATCTCGGCCAGCGCCCGCAAATAATCGGCTTCCGAGCCTTGTGCTTTTGTGTCTTCCTGAATTTCACTTTGCAGCGGCTGCGGCAGACGCAAACGCAATTCCGTGAGCGCCTCGAGGCGGCGCGGCGCCCAAGCAACTGCCCGGCTCGCTAGCAACGCTTCCTGCAAAATGCCTGCTAGCGCCGGCGCGCTGAAATTGGAAAGCAATGCCGCCAGACTCGAGGCGCGAAACGCAGGGTCGCGCATGTTGCGGGCCGCAGCCAGCAGGGTTTGCTTTTCCTCTTCGGCAAGCGCGGCGTTCATGTTCGTGACAAAGTACATGAACGCTTCTTGTTGAATATCGTCCCAAGCCGGCAAGCGCGCCAGGGCCAGAGCTTCTTCAGCCAACGCCCGTTGCATCGGCGCTTCCGGCAGACGCTGCGCCAGCGCGGTTAATGCAATGGCGCGATAGATCTCACCGCGATAATCGTCTTGCGCATGAAATGCCCGCACCGCCTCAAAAAATGGTTTGAGAAGAGCAGAGGGCAAATGCGATACAACGTGAGGAAGGCGCGTGATCATGCGCGCGGCAAGCTCGTCGTTGCCGGCTTCGTGCGCGCGCGTGAGCAATGCCGCCAGCGTGCGCCAACGATCCGGCTCCGGCATAAAGCCGATGCCGGCGATCGTGTTGAGCGCCGGCTCTAGAAGATCGTGCGGCAGCACCGGCGCGAGATCGGCGAGCAAATCGGGCTCAGGCGCGCCGGAACGTTCGTAGGGCGGTGCGCCGAACAACAGCGCGCGCAATTCTTGTGTGGATGATTCTAGCATGCGTTTTCAACCTGCAAAAGCGTGTCACAACCCCAAACGCAAAATGATCGAGGGCGGAACAATTCAATAAATCATTTTGCCCTCAATTATTTTGCCTTTTATTTCTCTTCAATTCACCGGCGATTTGCCGCCTGGTTTCTCCGGCGCCGCCATGGCCGAACCGGTTTCGCGCGTGCCTTCGGGAATGTATTCATCGCCGGCGAGCGTTTTGCGGCGGCCATCGAGAAACCAATCGCGGTTGAAGTTTTTTGAGGCCGTCACCATGATGATGAGGATGAAAAAGTACCCAAAGAATCCGGCGAACAGGCCGATGCCGTAGGCGCCGAACAAATCGCTGCGCTGCGGGAAAATCGCCAGCACCGCACTGCCGCCGATGGCGCCCACGAGCGTGACAATGTCGCTGAGCTGCACGTCGCCCTGGCGATAGCGATTGATGTAATAAACATACCAGCCGATCACCGCGCCCAGGGCGCCGGCGCCCAGCAGTTGCAGCATCGTCGCAGGAGTCGATTCATTCATGATAAACCCTCCTCAGAGTTTTAGTGAGTGGCCACGGCCGCGCGTTTGCGCTGCTCCGTGCGCCAGAGGTAATGAATAAAAAATGTGAGCGCCATCGCCAGGACAAATGCGATCACGGCGCGCAGATTGACGAAGATTAACGGAACGAAAGCGGCGAGAATGGTGGCCGCCGCGGCAGCCAGAAAATTGAGAAATGGCTGCGTCGAGGGCCGGCGCGCCACGAAGAATCCCAGCAGCCAGCCCCACACCAAACCAAAACCGATTGTGCCGAGGAATTGGATCACGCAGTTAGTCTCTTCGTATTATGTGCTCGTCTCAAAGTCGAATCTGTTGGTCAAATCTTCACAGAAAAAGCCACAAAGTCAACGAAGGATTTTTGTGACCAGATAAAGCGCCAAGCGATGGCAAAGCCATCGCAGATCATGCAGAAAATTCAGATCTCCATTTCATGCGCCGTCAGCGCCATGCCCAGCTTGCCAATTTGCGATTGCACAGCGGCCTTCGCGCGGTTGAGCCAGTTGCCGTTACCATTTTCCTGCAAACGCTGCAGCGCCAGCTCGCTGTACATGCGGCGATTGACGTAATCATAATAGCGCTTCGAATGCCGGCCGCGAATGCGATAATCGCGATCGTTGCTCTCCTGCCATTTGCCGTCGGCCACAATCACATTTTGTTCGGCCATGCGACTGTAATACTCCGTGCCCTTGATGGGATAACTTACCGTCGTCAGCACGAGATCGGGATTGGCTTTTTTGACGTGAGCGATGGTCGCGGCGATGTCGTTTTCATTTTCATCTTCAAAGCCCCACATCAAAAACATACCGGTTTCGATGCCGTGGCGTTTCGCCAACCGCGTCATGGCCTGCACCTGTTCGGCTTTAACGCCGCGCTTCATTTGATCGAGCAGGCGCTGCGAGCCGCTTTCCGAGCCGATCCAAACGCGAAAGCAGCCCATGTCGCGTAAGGCGCGCACAATATCTTCATTCATGCGGTCAGCGCGGCAGATGCACTCGAACGGTATTTTGATTTCGCGGCGCTTCAGCTCAACGGCATATTCGAAAAACCATTTGTGATTGATATTGAAAACGTCATCCGCATACCACAGCATGTCGGGAGAATAGTCTGCACGAATCATCTCGACTTCTTGCGCGCAAAGCTGTGGGCTGCGTTTGCGCAGCGATTTGCCATAAACCGAATGGCTGCACCAGGTGCAGGAATAAGGACAGCCGCGGCTGGTGATCATTGACACCGCGCCCCGGCCGTGATGCGTGCGCCAAGTATCAACATATTTTTGCAAATCGATTGCACCCCGATCAGGCAACGGCAGCGCATCGAGGTCAGGCAGCAGCGGCCGCGCGGGGGTGTGTTGCAGCATGCCTTGTTCATCTTTGAAAACAATTCCGGCGACTTGTGTGAGCTGTTCGAGCTTCCCTGAAAGCAAAATTGGAAGTAATTCTTCCAGCGTTTGTTCGCCCTCACCAATGACAACGATATCCGCGCCGAAATCGAGATACTGTTCGGCATAATAAGGCGGATCCGGGCCGCCGACAATGACAATGCAATTTTGCTGTTTCGCCTGCCGGATCATGTCTAGCACGTTGAATTTCGTCATGAGATTTGCATAGATGCCGACCAGCCTGGCGTTCTTTGCACGCAGCAATTGCGCAAAATCATCTTTGGCGGCGAAGGTGCTGTCAAAAATCTCGACGGCAAAATTCTTCTGCTTGAGATATGCGGAAAGATACAAAAGCCCGAGAGGCGGATAGGGCTTCATGATCTCGCGCTCTTTTTCATCTTCCTGAAGAAAGTAACCGTGCGTGAGAAGAATGTCCATGATGTATTTCCAAAAACAGTGATTGGCCGGAGAAAATTTGTCTTCTACCGAAACAACAACGCCACAAGCCGGTTAACGGCAGTTCTTTTCTGTGGCCGCGACAGCCCTTTTGTTTCGCTGTTTTCATGCAAGTATTGTTTCGTTCCAATTCCGCATCGCTTCCACAAGCGCCGGGTCTTCTCGAAAGCTCTCAAACAGGCTGATCACATCCTCCTGAAGTTCGCGCAAGTTCAGCAACGTGCGCCGGTGCAAATCATGATCGATGAGTTCGCGCATTTCAAGAAAGCGCAGCCAGGCTGGCACCATTTCAAAGGTGGCGGCAACCTCATAGTATTGCGGATTAAGGAAGTGCATCAAGCCGGCTAAATAACGATCGAGCGTCTCGCGATCCGGGCAGAGAATGTTTTCCGGAGGCCGGCGCTTGATTCTGGGCTTGGGGCGATTGCCGCGCAGAGCGCGTTCCAGCATGCTCTCGTGCTCTTCCAGGTCGCCGTCGTAACGTTTGATGAGGTATTCGACGATATTGTAACGGGCCAACTCTGCTTTGGGGTAAGAAACATTTTCGTGCTGATGCAAATAGCGAAAGAACTCATAACTAAGATCGTCGAGATTCCGTTTACCCGGCGAGTGGCGCTGGCGACGGCGCTTGCCCTTGCTATTCTTGACTATTTGTATATGCTCTTTGAAATCAAAATCCTGCATCGTCCAGCTACGCGTGCTTCGTCCAATAAATATATTGAAAACCTCCGTGAAGCGCTGAGGTTGAATTTTAGTGAAAAACGCGAGCCGCTGTTGCAACTCCGGATCATCCGCACGCGGGTCGGTGCCGTGCGTCAGATAGTCAAACACGACGAAGTCTGCGCCCTGCACAACAAACTCGTCGATGCCCCAGGGCGTGATTTCATCAGAGTCCTTGATCTTGGGCCAGGCCCGCTGAGTGATCTCAAGCAGGATCTGCAATTGGCCATGATAGGCCAGTTGTGAAATGACATTGTTGAAAGTATCGATTTCTCTGTCTGCGACGTCCGCAAATTCGAGGGCGAATGTTCGAACGTCTTGCCAGCGCCCGGCGACCACGGCATTGGTGATCAGGTTCTCCAGATGATAATGCGCGCTTTCGGAGTACACCTCGGGCAGGCGCTCGCGCAGTTTCTTGATCAAATCATCATAACGATCACGATCGCCCGACGCCAGGCACGCCGTACAAATCTTGTCAAGCATGTCGAAGGCGAGATCATCATCCATTAGCTCAGGTTCTTCGAGAGTCTTGAGAAAGAGAGCCACCCGGCCTTCGTCATCC
Above is a window of Cytophagia bacterium CHB2 DNA encoding:
- a CDS encoding B12-binding domain-containing radical SAM protein, with the protein product MDILLTHGYFLQEDEKEREIMKPYPPLGLLYLSAYLKQKNFAVEIFDSTFAAKDDFAQLLRAKNARLVGIYANLMTKFNVLDMIRQAKQQNCIVIVGGPDPPYYAEQYLDFGADIVVIGEGEQTLEELLPILLSGKLEQLTQVAGIVFKDEQGMLQHTPARPLLPDLDALPLPDRGAIDLQKYVDTWRTHHGRGAVSMITSRGCPYSCTWCSHSVYGKSLRKRSPQLCAQEVEMIRADYSPDMLWYADDVFNINHKWFFEYAVELKRREIKIPFECICRADRMNEDIVRALRDMGCFRVWIGSESGSQRLLDQMKRGVKAEQVQAMTRLAKRHGIETGMFLMWGFEDENENDIAATIAHVKKANPDLVLTTVSYPIKGTEYYSRMAEQNVIVADGKWQESNDRDYRIRGRHSKRYYDYVNRRMYSELALQRLQENGNGNWLNRAKAAVQSQIGKLGMALTAHEMEI